The segment aaatagataattaatataatggctacaaataacttttaaacttGCGATAAAATgaactattaattatattaattatattatattagtataTCAAGAATACGTTTGATTAAAAGAGAATGTGGAATACATTTAGTGaactattataacaaattgaaGCTCTTTATATTACTGATTATATTGAcacatttatcataattactaaaaattttcaccacgctttttaatttgataactAGTTTATGATTTGTGGAGctttaattaagatatttatttaatttgggAATCGGAAAACGTGTTAAAAGCCATGAATACCTTTTTATCCAGAGTGAAATCCCAAAGTTCATCTTTGACGTTGTTGGTAGTACGCCAAACACTATTGCTGGGCGATGCGGTATGATTAATGCATCCCAGAGTTCCGTTGCATTTAGAATCGTAATGTGCTCGCACTCGATATTGATTAGCGTTATCTTGTGCACTTGTCGATATACATATCTCGTATTGATTACCGATGCGACGGTACTAAAGCGAAACTTGGGTAAATTACTTCAcattctaattaaataactatgCTATCAACGGCCGAATCAATAGAATCGCCggtttttatgcaatttattttattgaaatgcaGTAAATGGTGCAAATGACGAACTAACGATGCTTTTGcttatgtcatttttattcatttgaaAGTTCACATATACACGTTAATCATTAACGACATAATAAACAATGACATATAGACATTAGAATTTGAGTAGACAGGTCCGACAGGTGCGGGCCGAtacgagaaaaatgtttcataataCATAGATATCACGTAATAGTTATCATATGACCATATACATGTAACATTATGTATAGACATATACAGACGAAATTCGTGTACGTGTACGTGTACGTGTTGGTATGCGTGGTATAACAACCATGTATGTAACATCGATATAACATTAGGCGTGATTTAATCTCGTACGCGTGTGTGTGTCCATTTAGATGTGTGTATATAGGTACCTCTGCCTAAGAGCATTTACGTTGAAAGATGTAGACGTGTACACTGATTCAGTAACTAACTTTTCTCTTCATGTCTAATTTTACACGGACTTTACGTCTTATACACGTAGGAATTacgatagttttttttttctttttttttttttcctttacttGAAGACAATGAGAAAAGGGGATGGAAATGCTCCGTAAAACCTAAGTGTGTCGTGTTTTGCGTGTACATAGGCGCGTATATAATGCATGTGTCGTGTTGTGTACAGTATATTGTGTGTGTTAACACAGATACGAGGTTTCTCGAGTCATGCGAAGAAGCAACGTGTGAGCGAGCACCGagattataaagataatattctTCGATCGATATAATTAAGCTCCGTTTATCGTCCTTACGCGTGGGCGTGGGTCCTGGGTGGGACCGCCGACAATTTCGTTTACACATCCTGCTGACGCACGCACGTATGCTTATTTAGGTATCATCGTGTTCGCGCGTATTCACGCGTCTTTTCAGGGTATTCGCGCGTTATCAAGTGAAGTAAGTATAATTAGCGGGCCAGAATACGCCCGTTGGGCGCGCCGGCAACGATCCGACCACATTGTAAGACGCTGTACAAAAATATCCGcttataataattagtaataataaacgGCGCGCCCGACGAGTCCAGCGCCGGCACCCAGCGATATGTCTCGACATGGTTCTGCGGGCTCGATATCCGGCGATCTGTAGCCTTTTCGCTGCTGCAGCCACTGATAAGCGCTCAGTATTCTTCTCGCTGTTTGTAAACTGTCAGAATTCTAGAAACAGTTCCACCTCTCGGTTTTATTCAGTTATTATTCGATAAGGTGTGAAATGTGATTCAACATTATATagcatttttatgaataataatcaaGTGTTCAGAGCATCTTACCAGCGTATGTCGCTATGATATCCAGCAGCGAAGAGATTAGAGACGCGCGGACTGTACGTTCCCGTTTTCGCCTTATAATCGctctaaaaattgtttaaagatATGTCCTAACGCCCGAGCCGGAAGTTGTTTAGCGAATTGGGTAAGAGAGCTTTCGCGTGTACGAGCagataattgatttaaatttgagGAAATTTTTTACCGCGACAAtagatttgtttttattcctattaattagaaaactttgttctattaatttattttatcaattaatcaagtaagcaaagagaaagaatattCAGTGGTGTGGAAGGTTGTTGGGATTATTAATTGGAATATAAGAAAGCAAAACATAGAAGTTTGAGACATTCTTCTTACTATATTTCAGTTTctcatcaataattaattgatttaggTATATATACCGAACTTCTGACTCAggtataattatactattttgcTAGCTGTACTTTCGTGTCtatcaacttttttttttgtaacttaCTACCGTTCACACATTGCCGTTTTTTCCctttaataatcataaatatacataaacttcaaaataattatatatacttataaattatacatacagaattataataaacaggGAAAGAGCGGGAAAGgtcagtattaaatatatagatatgcCTCGTACGAATCCTAAGCTAAATGTAGGGCCTGCAGAGGATCGCATTCGGCGTATCTTTTACTTATCTAAGTTTAATATAGTagcaatgataaatattttttacttagaaAATTCTACACTGAATTTGCTATAAAACGTAGTATAATACGagtaaaatgataaaacagGTCGTAAGCATGATGAAACCTCACTtgaataaaaactaatttttcaaCGTCAATGTGCGCTCGGCGGCTTCGTATCATTATCTATATAACTTCTTAGAAAAAACATCCAGTGCATATATAAGAGATATaggtatataatatatatcttttatgatcgtaataatgcataataatatatatattatatgtaacgtacatatatgtatatatctatatatgtatatgttaacaaataaattctctTAAATCTCGTACGTTCACGATATGTATACGATCTTTAGTCGTTACAGCTTCGTCAAGCCTTAAATCGACTTAATTAATCAGTTTATCTTACAAGTAGACTTGGGCGTATAAATGATATGTGTACGGATGTATGTGGTATTGTTGCGCGCCTTTGCCTGCGCattcgaaaaagaaaatcttcaCTCGAGCGAATGAGACATTaacattgtattaattatatttcttctgGATCATCGACGTAATCATATTGcatcaaattaaaacaaataaatcctTATGCagcatacaaaaaaaaatataaatgtaaagcACCATCACGCTATTGCTTGTTTTGTTTAATAGTccattttagttttaaattattgcgtGATACCTTGGTGCCCCAAAAGTGACTTCTGTctttatttcacattaaaatattaaaatattttaattttgaaatactcgctgaaaattatttttattattcgtaaaagaaaaaaatcctaacttttgaagaataatacttttgacGAAACTAATGCATAGGATGTTACTAATTGAATCTTGCTAACCGCTATTTTACATAATGAAACGAAGTAGGGTAATTGAAGGCCTGAAGTACTTTCTAAAATTGATAGCTTCGAAATTCTCTTTCGAAAAGCACGGCTTGGCGCGTTATATAACGCGTGTCCTTAATATTTCGCCACGCAACATGTTCATCTTATAATAATGCCTTAGGCTTAAACTCTAccttattcttattatatgtATCGAATAGCAAAACACATGTTACTTTCTGCATTAGCACTGTGATCAGCACTACGTCCCGTGAACTGCGCCTCTATGATCGATCTTCCGCACGATATGCCTCCGTGTTCGTTGCTCGATGCATCCTTGGATGCATTCGAAGGTTTCTCGATGCGAAGCACGTTTAGCATATATTTTCGTACGTCACGATCTTTCCGACATAACCACAAATTATCCTAGTTTATTAAGcagaagagagaaattttgTACACAATTAAGGAATTGCGCGGGTGTGATCGTTTGCATTTCGTGCCGCAAATATGTGCGTTGCACGTGCTTCCTTTTGCGAGATGATGTAATCTTAGGGTACACGTCAGCTGTAGCGACGGTGAAGTAACCGAGTCGTAAAACGGGCGCAACGAGGCATTTGAATAACCGCGTTTGTGCTCTACCGGCTTTGACAAGTGTCGGTTTCCTGTTGGGAGTATTACGTGTCATCAGCACAGtcattatttcatttcgaGCGGTCGGGTCTTTGCGAATCGAGTTAGTTAAGTATCGAGGCGATCTCAAGATGTTAGCCGCTACCGCGCAGGGACAGAAAAGCTTCTAGCAGAAAAGTTGGCAAAAGACGGGTGTCAGAAACATTGTCCTCTTTTGACTTtccattttaattgaataattcaattactttttaatcatTGTGGCTTGAACAAGAGTTTATTTAcgccaaaaataatttaagcgGGAAGATTCAATAATCTGTTTcccgaaaatttttaagtaaaaaatcatAACTAGTGTTTTTTCAAAGTCTCGGAAGATCATGACGTACGGAAAAAATGCGAGCATTACGAGGGATGTCGACGATTCGCGGCACTGCGTTCAACGGGAACGTATTGATATGTATATGACGAGTGGCCCGGTGGTATCGGCCGACTTCCGACGACTGACTTCCGGCCACTCGAATCCGCTACGCTATACTACGCCTCGCGCCGCGAGTTTAACAAATAACCACGAAATAATTGGCAACGATGCTGATATGTAACGTTTCGGTGAAGAAAACTCGTGCATTCTTTTCACGAGCGAGAATTCTTCGGTCCACCGGACGATCGTGCGATCGACGTTCGATCTTAGCAACCACTCAGACCCTATACTATCGAACTGTACAAGTGAACAACATATCTCGTTGCCAAATAACTACTTTGTATTGCGTGAGAGAAGTCTCATTGACGAGTTATCAAGCAGCATGAATCGTAGTTTATTTACTACGGTTGCGGTGGGCGTCTACAATTCGATCGTAAAGCATCTGAGAGTTCCACAAATAACAATGattttatcagaaataaaTCCGCCGTCGTAGCAAGTATAACTCTTACGCGCCGCTTGTTACGCTGATGTCTGTGCGGCCGTGCAACGTCTATGATTATCATTTCGACACGCGGCAATTGCAAAGAATTGCTCGTGGCACTTACCGATCGGCGATCTAGCTTGCCGCGATGCGATTGATTTTTTAAGCATGACTAGCCTACTCTCGCAAATTCTACTCCGCGGGGGGCTTGATTGACTggagcaaataaatttatcgctgGATTGCAATTACCgcgaaaattaattgattcacATTACGAGtatcgaataataatttagagaCAGCGCCAAAGAATTTCAAGAATGCCAATTCGATTAAAATCCAAATATTCCGGCAAACTGTCTTGCAGGCAATAGAATAGATAACCGCGCGtgtatgaaaaattgattgaatcCAATGTCCGATGAAGGAACTTCCGATGATTGGACAGAGAgcaaaaatatcgcgaaagCGTCCGGCGAGTATccgaaagaattttaaatatttagttctCAAAAGATCGATTGTCATGCTACGCGATTGCTCATGCGCGATCGCCTTGCATGGACGCGTCTGCACAAAAAAAGCAGTTATCCGCCTGATACATCTTTCCGCGCACGAAACAGACACCTGTCCTCGATGGGAAATAAAAAAGCGGCTCTTCGGAGGAATTTATCATTCCTCCCTCGTTTCGAATCATAGCAATTCGTGTAATAACGCCCAGATGCCCGAGATTGAGGAGATTCTCACTGGTGTTCGATAAAATCTGCTAAGATCCGCGTACTCGATCGATCGTAACAAACTGACATCGCGATAGTGCGCCGACTTTTTGCGTCGCAGCCGTCttatgtcatttttatgaCGAGCCATGTCTACCGtgaatatatcaaattatagcGCGACGAGATGCGCAATAAAGTTTCATTTCATTCTCTGCAGAAGGCTGGGCTCTACGTCAGCGGGCAAGTTTATCGCGGAATCGTGACGCGTCTCCGCTATCGCGTCACGATTACCCCGAAAAAAAAACCAGGAAGGAACGTTTCTTCGCCGTAACAAGCTCTTTGCAGGATTGAATAATGAAACCGAAAGTTCGTCGTGATTTCCAACAATTATAATGGCGCTCAATGAAAAGATCGATTGTAAATAGAATCGTTTGATCGTCCCGCTGGTATCGAGACGAAAAGTCGATGATATTTCAATCACGAAGTCGCGCGCCCCTCGGCGCGCTTACGCTAGAACGGCAGCGAGAACGATCAACGGTAGTGACGCGTCGACGTATATTTTGCACCCGGTAGCCGCCGACGAGACTCTCCCGGCATTCTTGCCGGCCACGCAGCCCATCCTCTCGAGCGGTATATTTTGCACCGAGTACTCACGATGCTCTGAGGGCATCGTGCAGACCGTCCGCTTCTTTGACATCATCTCGTCGTCCTTGTCGCGCAAACTCCCGAGCCACACGGAGTACCATCGCAGCTCGCAGTCGCAAATCAGAGGGTTATCTACgcgcgaaagaaagaaaaacggaacgaaagagagaaatgagacaaaataagtaaaattgaaTGTAACTTCCACCGAAACggaatttctaaattttcgttaaaactacaagtttttataaaagaagtcAATAAGCGCACTTATATTTGTGCAGtattaagtattaattatttgagaaataattaaaaacgagTTTTGAGATATATCTCATTCGTGTGTTTTGgcattaaacatttaatggTGCAATTTAGATGGAAAGGAAGTTATCGGGATTTTGCAGTTATCGTATGTTtgattgaagaaaataatcttataattaatgttaatattagaaaggagaaattattaaatacgtTACCTGTTATATCGATGTGGCGTAGAGTGTCAACGATGGTCTCCGTAACTTCTTCTGGGATATGTGTGAGTTTGTTATTTTGCAAACTCAAAGTTTCTAACGAATTGAGGTTCTCAAATACCAGAGGCGGGAGCACTTTAATCCTGAAAAAGAGAGTAAAGTAACGTAGAGCGCTTGACGTATgccaaaaaaagttttttgatGGATTTGTCATTGATTAATGAACCATCAGTTAGTTGCTttcaaattgcaaaaaataagcTTATGCGCAGAACCAACTTATGTATACGTGACTTTAATTCTTATAGCATACGGAAGaaagatattacaaatttttctgtaGATTAAGGAAAGTGATGGAATCTCCGTAACCCGTGAATGCGTCCTCCGGAAGTACAGTGATGTTATTTGACCGCAAATCAAGATGACGTAAACGATGTAAACGCCGTAGAGCGTCGCTTGGTActgaatgtaaattattatctccCAGTCGTAAATACTGCagattttctgaaataaaagattgaagattacaggatagaaaaaaaaagaaatatattttgttatttaaaatgcgTAAACAAAATCGAGAActtcaaaatcttttttcttctcgttAAATTTCCACGGCTATTAATTTCTATGCAAGAGTTAATTGATTCTCCCGCTTGACGGTAGAAGTAacgtaattaaaacaattgcacaaaagtataaaatatgtatatttgaacGCGAGTGGCAGCAATCTGGCTCACaagatagaaaaaaacttCGTTACGTGAAGAGCATTAACAATAACTCTCAAGAGTTGTTTCATACgctcaaacaattttttttcaaccgACTTGTAGTTAGTTATAATCAAGTCAAGTTTCTCGTAGAGTGGCGAATAAATACTTTATCGATCAGGAAGAATTTACGCAAGAATGGATTCAACACTTTGTTCGAAAACTTTAATTAGATCGATCAACATTGCGAAATTGAATGCAAttaaactgttttaaaatttatttttaatataaacaatattatttattataaatttattataaatttttataagaaatttaagagaaaaatatgatagcgatattatttttgacaattgaATATTTCGATATTGCTTTATCAAAATCgagaaatatcgatattttgcGTATATTTGTTCACAATACCATTTTGTGTGTCCGATTTATTCATTTGTCTTGTCGATCGCACACGGTATTGCTCGACTAAATCGTTGAAAGCGGCGATGTTGTTCGTTCATATGAAATAACGCTTTGTTGAAATACTATCTTGATAGGCGAGCTTGCGTTCATGGGATGCAACGAGATGAAGGGTAGTTTGTAAAGTGTCGTTCGCTCGTTTATATCCACGCCCAAAGGGAACCGATTGCATGCAGCCGTGGCACGCGGTAAATTTAAATGCTAAGCAGCTGTGGCGTTCGCAACGATAAATAAAGTAGAACGTGATGTACAAAGACTGGAAGAATTTCACGGTAAACTGAACACAAGCCGCGCGAATTCCGCGGTAGCATCGGAATCGAGCATCTGCCTCGATGCTGTATACACAAGTTCAAACTATAAATATACGTCAAATGACGTTAATGTCACATCTTTCTtacatattattgataaaatcacTTTTATCACAGTTTGTTACATGAGCTatcgtttttaaatattctattttagaacatatgtaataaaaaataaaaactttttttttaaatttaagtgtTTGCTGTACTTGTGTATACATCGATCGCACATCGTGGttataaaaatcgaaataaagaGCTTTGATTGCACTTACCCTCAAGACCGATGAATGCATTAGGATCCACGTGAGTAATTTGATTTCCGTCGAGTTCCAAAGAGTTTAATTGCGTTAAGTGGGAGAATACACGCGCCGGGACCTCTCGGAGATGATTGTGTGCCAATCCTAACGAATCAAGTGCTTTCAATCctgaaaagataaaatgttttatcgaTGAAGccattttattcaatatccGTTACACGTCCTTTCATTAAAAGCATGTTATTTGGATATATCGATAATTGACTTAAAAAGCtggtttcataaaaattacaattgttctgttgtaaaaaatatcgttagttgattaattaaaaatgagttatatatgtatttttaaaatagcatttattttagaataaatttttagaggTGTTAAAAATAGGACATGTTTTATAcgcaaaatattgaaatattatcgaAATGATTTACCTTCGAAGTCTCCTTCTTCTATACTTGATATGCGATTTTCTTGCATTTCTAGTTTCTTCAACAATTCTAACGAATTTAATGCCTGAGTTGGAATCTTCGTAAGCTCGTTTCCGCCTAAATTAAGCCTCTTGAGTTTGCGGCTGTAAAGGCGAGATTGAAAACCATCCTTTAGTGGTAGACTAGAATATTTTGTCACTcatttatagttatttattcatttattcgtTCATTTAATCAGCGTACTATCTTATAACGATCTAAGATTTTTATGTTCTATACGTTCTAAATTAGCTAGTagctaaataaattatttttcaagcttcttttttttcaattttgaataaaagaatTCTTTGACTCCGCTTTGATCTTCTAAAAATCCTGCAATGTGCAGTAAAAGCGACTTACTTATCAAGTCCTTTGAACGCATCCGGCTCTATGCTGGAGACCTTGTTCTCGTAAAGGTTGAGGATTTCGAGTGTATCAAGACCTTCAAAAGCCTTGTCGTGAATGACGGTGATTTTGTTATGGTTCAAATTCAAAATCAGGAGATGGTGAAGGTCTCGCAACGCGACAGATGGGACGCTACTCAGCGAATTTTGGGAGAGATCCAGCTGTGTCAATCCGGATCCTGTAAGGTGGTGAATTATTCCAACAGCTATTGTATTTGCAATTGcgcataaattttgcaagttCAGTCACGCTTTGTTTGAGGGTTTCCTGTGAATTTAATATAGTAAAACATCGGACATGAATCGTTCCTATTTCGTGTGGATGATGACATTTCAGTGATATAACAAGGATGTAATACAAAAGCAATAAATCTCAAATTCATTATTGTGTCATGTCTTGATACAATTTCCAATTAcatgtcataaatattttttaaaaatgtagttacataaaaaaagtcataaaattgagcaatattataatgttgaaTTGTAAAGTACCAGTTCACGTaaacgcacgcgcgcgcgcacacacacacacacacacacacacacacacacacacacacacacacacactggagcgaaaatcatttataaatttgacgAGATTGCATTTTATGTTTTGTGAAAATGTTTACCTCGTTGGCTAATGGTACAAAGTTTCAAATCCtttctgttttatatataatcaactCGCTGTAAAACGCAATGTGAACTCAAAGCTCCGGTTGGAAAATGACATTTTCTATGTTTAATGTCCTTTCGACATTGCGAGTTAATGCAACCGAGCGATGTCGCGCCGAAGCATCTCCCAGCGCCGCATTCTCATTAAGGCACCCGTGCGCGGTGACTACCACGCGACGCGATTATCAGCGCGTATCTCGTCGAATACGGCAGGTGTAAAAAGAACGTATTTTCCAGTCCCTTGCAGTAATTTATTCCAAATCTGCGTGGCCGTAAAGGTGACTTGACCTCGGCGCTTCGTAAGAGATTTAAAGGCGGGTTAAATCTGCAAGCGACTTTAACGTGGGCCTCGCGTGACGCAGTGAATGCTTCGATGTTggctttaatataaaaactgatCCTAAATCTTCCATGAAAGTCTTTTGACGCTGGAAAGGATAGGTGCTGTTCcgcgttataaaaaaatgttaccgCATGACGCACATGAAGTAGTGCGGAGCTTTTTTCATCACTTCACATACTAGCAGCGACGTGCTTTGAAATTACTGCGTCGAATACTGTTGATATGTAGGCAAGTTTAAATCACGGGAGTTCATATTCTGTTATTCTGCATTATTATTCCTGAATAATCTCAAACAttgtttgacaaaaaaaattaacgcattccgataaaataattttaggtCCGTGAAGTATGCCAAAGTCTGTAACATTTTAGACATGgatttttttgaagaaatgattctttcttttatatgtatattgtgtTATTATATCTTGAGTTCTTTACCTCTGTACTTCTCCggttttacagaaataaaaataaaagtagtacaaaaaaaaataagctaCTTTCTTCTGCAAATCttgccattttttaaaagtttttaagcTTGTCACGTTGAgagatagaaatttataatcatattttttgtggaaagttatattaattttgaaaaatgtcgtTATAgcttaaaaataagaatgtcAAATCTTGCgataaaattagaaactatttatgagcttttaaattgatataattttgatttttcgaACTCATCCCCTTAATTCTTAAATCTCTTaattgatgcaaaaataaaagtattcggaaaagtaaaaaatgtcgtattttatatatatcgtataaattccaaaaataaaCTCCTCAAATACGCGTATTTCAATCTCTTTGCAAGAAAATCATTCCACACCTTCCTGGCACAAAAGAGacctatatttaaaatgatcaaataatcaatttcacgattatataaatattctttatcaatttgtgaactaacaaaatatttttattgttgagctacaactttttttataaaaatattaattattcaataatctaattataaattaacataccATCAAAGTtcaatggaaaaatatttatgttataattattatatgctaaagtattacgtaatattatgcaactttttatgttttttgtatatgaattaaataaactgTATTGTGctgtttttctataaaaaagaaaaatacgattttattttatatagaaagatcacatataacaataaaaatacaatagataaattcatttttaaatacaattacatagtaaaaattgttattaattccaacttttttatgtctttttgttagtattaatttaaataaaaaattttacgaaaaatgatCAACTAAGGCACGTCAAAGaaaagtatcaaaaatttgcaaaattaatttaacttttttcttaaatttatgagtttgcaaaatagcaacaaattttttaattgtttgtgTCTgtcataaaatacatttcgggcaaaatatattcatgtaAACGGGGTGTAGTCTAATTGAGaaacatattatattctaaaagtttcaaaattaaacTCTGTTA is part of the Linepithema humile isolate Giens D197 chromosome 3, Lhum_UNIL_v1.0, whole genome shotgun sequence genome and harbors:
- the LOC105668778 gene encoding carboxypeptidase N subunit 2, with product MRVRGLSDVWRLVWLLCLVLATSLAQTSQLCPAHSQITPCSCSVKKSGLDIVCESTDLTHISKAMAVLKGRPSAVIFYLRLRHNTLPKLQGYVFLGLDIRHLTIHNSSLAVLEEPSLSSIGSGLTQLDLSQNSLSSVPSVALRDLHHLLILNLNHNKITVIHDKAFEGLDTLEILNLYENKVSSIEPDAFKGLDNRKLKRLNLGGNELTKIPTQALNSLELLKKLEMQENRISSIEEGDFEGLKALDSLGLAHNHLREVPARVFSHLTQLNSLELDGNQITHVDPNAFIGLEENLQYLRLGDNNLHSVPSDALRRLHRLRHLDLRSNNITVLPEDAFTGYGDSITFLNLQKNLIKVLPPLVFENLNSLETLSLQNNKLTHIPEEVTETIVDTLRHIDITDNPLICDCELRWYSVWLGSLRDKDDEMMSKKRTVCTMPSEHREYSVQNIPLERMGCVAGKNAGRVSSAATGCKIYVDASLPLIVLAAVLA